The Apus apus isolate bApuApu2 chromosome 14, bApuApu2.pri.cur, whole genome shotgun sequence nucleotide sequence AAGAGGGTCTGGACCCACATTCCCATCCCTGTGACCCCCAGTTTGAGGGCTGCACCCTCAACCCTGCACCTGTGTGACCCAACCAGGTACCCCTGGGGAGCtgaaccccatccccatccacACGTGATCCGACTGGGGACCCCTGGTAGGGCTGCAcccccatccctgtccctgtgTGACTCACCCGGGGACCCCCCGACGGGGCTGGACCCGCTCCCCTGTCCCCATGTGACCCAATCAGGGACCCCCGGGGGTCTGGACCCTCATCCCTGTCCCCGTGTGACCCACCCGGGGACCCTCGGTGGGGCTGGACCctcctccatcctcccaggGGGGGGGTGTCTCCGTGGGGGCCGCTCCGGGAGTCGGGCGGGGGCGGGAGCAGCGGGACCACTGGGGGCCCGTCGGGGCGGCCCGAGCCCCAGCAGGGGGTGCCgcccccagcccaccccccGTCGGGGCTCGGCGCTggcggggggcggccccgctGCAGACACCGCGGGCTCGGCGCCTCGCTCGCCTCGCGGAGCCGGGGCTGCCGGTAACACCGGGGCTGCCGGTAACaccggggctgccggggctgccgggggtaCCGGTAAGGCCGGGGCTGCCGAGTCGCCTCCGAGCACGGTAAGCGGGGACCCCCGTGGGGCAGGGACCGGGCAGCATCCGCGCTGGCCGGGGGGCACAACCCGGGGGTCTCGGGCTCCGTCCGTTCCTCCTGGAGCGATGCCGGGGGCTGCGAGGGGCCGGCCTGGGGATGTCCTTGCTGACCGGGGAGCCCCGGGCGGGGTCCGGGGCTGCTTCTCCCTGCGGAGACCCCCGGCTgggctgcgcggggctgcgggtGGGCACTGCGGGGATGCGGGGatgcgggcgggggggggtgaTGCGGTGCAGCTCGTCGGGGGGTCCCATCGTGGCTGGCGGACagcgggggtggggggaaggcaCGGGGGCAGTCCCAGGGGACCCCCGGAGAGGTCTCCTTGCTTTtgttcctgcagccctggcccctTCCCTGGCTTGGTGGCAACTGCCCCACCGGCCGGGGAGGGCAGTGGTGGCGGCGGGGCTGTCACCTCGGGCACCGGGAGGGCTTTGCGGGGCAGAGCTGGCCTGGAGGCTGGCGGGGGTGGGCGGAGGGGTGGGATCGGATCACCCCCGGCTGATGCTCCCCGAGGTTTTAGGCTCCGACAAGGAGGTGACCCAGGGTGCCGGCAGCCCGGGACGTGCCCGAGGCCAGCGCTGCCACCCCCgctgctcctctgctgtctCGGGGAGCCCCTGCCCTCGTCTGCAGCGCTCCGGGTGGCCGCgcagctctgccctcctcaGCCCTTCGCCTCTCACCCAGGATCCGGGTCTGCCGCTCGGGGCACTGGGAGcgctgggagcactgggaacGCTGGCCGCGGGTGGCAGGCACAGCCATGAGGGACGTGCCTGGCTCTGGGTACCGGCGCAGCCTCGTCCATCTAGCCTGGATGTGCCTGTTCTCCTGGGTGCCGGTGAGGGGAAATTGCGGCCGGTCCTGCCCCCCCCGAGGGAGGGGACACGCAGCAGCCCGGGGGGTGCAGCTCGGGGGTCTCCGGGGGCAGCGGTGGGGCGGGCAGGCTGGGGGGGGCAGGCGGGCACAGGCTCTGACCCGGCTCCGGGCTTGCAGCACAGCGAGGCCAAGGTGCTGGAGAAGACCTTCGAGGAGTGGATGCGGTACCGGGACGAGTGCCTGAGGAGGATGGCGAGTGAGCCCTACCCGGCAGGTACCCCTGGCTCGGGGTcagagctggggacacagggagctgggtgacagccagggctggggacaggttTCATCCATCCCCTGGCATCCTCTGTGCTGGTCATCTACGGAGGGATGAGCTCGGGGCTGGCGGGTGTCTCCACATCTCAGATGGGATGTCCAGGGCTGGGATGCTCTGAGGCCAAGGCTGGCATGGGGCACCAGGGCCCCATTTGGGGTGACCCCTcagaggtgctggcagggggctgggacagcagggctggatgtGGCTGCGCCACCAGCATCTGACCatctgcttccccccccccccccttgctgTCATTGGAAGGGCTCTTCTGCAACCGGACGTTTGACATGTACGCCTGTTGGCCTGATGGgagccctggcactgctgtcaACGTCTCCTGCCCCTTCTACCTGCCCTGGTTTGAGAAAGGTGACAGTGACCCTCTGCCaccctggagctggggctgagccaTACTGGGGGGAGGAGGCTCTCAGGgtttcccctcctgcccactGCCAGGGGGAGAGGACCCACGAGCAGACCCAGGAGTGAGCGGACACATGGGTGTAAGCCAACTCGTGGCCCCTCACCCCTGCCCTGGAAGAGGGTCTTTGTGGCTGAGCAGGGTCTGTCACCCATCATCCCAGGAAGAGGGGGTTGGGGGAGCCCAAGGGGGAACACGTTGGTGCTTGGTGTCCACAGTGAAGCACGGGCTGGTGAGCAGGCGGTGCGGCCCCGACGGGCAGTGGGTGACGGTGAAcggcagcagccagccctggagAGACTACTCACAGTGTGAGGAGGAGGTGGAGTCCAGCATGGAGGAGGTGGGACACCCCGACCTGGCCGTGGTGGCTGGGCAGGgacgggcagggacaccctggCCCGGGGCTCACTGGCGTGGTGCTCCCTGGCAGGAGGGTGCCCGCCGGCTGATGGTGAGCTTCAGGGTGCTCTACACCGTGGGGTACTCGCTGTCGCTCCTCACCCTCATCTCTGCCCTGCTCGTCCTCACTGTCTTCAGGTAGGAGAGATGGAGGGGACACACCGTCCTGCCCCTAGTCCTCCCTGGCTGGTGATGGTGGTCCCTGCCACCCACCCAGCCCCCTTGGCACCCTTGCTCTCGGCAGGAAGCTTCGCTGCACCAGGAATTACATCCATGCCAACCTCTTTGCCTCCTTCGGGCTGCGGGCGACCTCGGTGATGGTGAAGGACGCGCTGCTGGAGAAGCACTGGGGCGtggaggtgctgcaggtggCAGACTGGGAGGCCCTGCTGAGCCACCAGGCAAGCGCTGACCCCTCGCCCTGGGGAAGGGTCtgcagctgggtgctggtgcccaggcagccccaggcacCCAGTGGGTGAGCTCTTGGGTTGCCCCAATGCCCCTGGGCGAGGTCTTGGGGTGCTTGTGCTGCCCGTGCACCCGGTGGGTGAGCCCTTGGGGTGCCTGTGCCTCCATGGGTGAGTTCTTGGGAGAGCTGCACACCGGGTACACAAGTTCTCGGGGTGCCCATACAGCCAGTGGGTAAACTTTTGGGGAGCCTGTGCTGCCCTTGCACCCAGTGGGCAACCTTTTGGGGTAGCTGGTGGGTGAGCTCTGTGCCTGTGCAGCACCGTGCACCTCAGGGCTGAGCTCTTGGGGTGCCCATGCACCTGATGGAGGAGGTCTCAGGGTGTCTGTGCACCCTCTGGGCAAGCTCTTGGGATGGCCATGCCCCCATGGGCAAGCCTTTGGGGTGCCTGTGCAGCACCCTATACCTGATGGACAAGCTCTTGGGGGTGCCTATGCTGCCTGTGCCCCCAGGGGTGAGCTCTGGGGGTGCccgtgcccccagccccacgtTGGTCCCCCCTGGCAGGCGGCGCTGGGCTGCCGGGCAGCGCAGGTGCTGATGCAGTACTGCATCCTGGCCAACCACTACTGGTTCCTGGTGGAAGCTGTCTACCTCTACAAGCTGCTGATCGGGGCTGTCTTCTCTGAGAAGAATTACTACAGGCTCTACCTCTACTTGGGATGGGGTAGGAGCCACCCGGGGGTGGGGATTGGATGGGTGTCAGCCCAGGGAGGATGTGGGATCTGCTGACCCTGAGGGTGCCCACAGCGTCCCCCAACCCAACCCAGGGCTGGTCTCCCAGCTGAGGCAGGTGCTTGGTTTTACAGGGTTTGCTGTGTGACTTGCAGGGACCCCCGTGGTGTTCGTGGTGCCCTGGGTGGCCGCCAAGTACCTGAAGGAGAACGCGGAGTGagtggggagggatgggggagaAGGGAGTGTCCCCATCAGGATGctcagctggggagcaggatggAGGCTGCCGTAGGTCCCTGACCCACCCCTTTGGCCTCATCCTGCACCCTCTGGCACAGCGTGATGGTGCTGCTCCTCCTGTCTCCCTGGGCCAGGTGCTGGGCGCTGAACGAGAACATGGCTTATTGGTGGATCATCCGCATCCCCATCCTGCTCGCCTCCCTGGTAGGGGGGCACCCACCAGCCCCAAGTCCTTTTTTGGAGaacacagctcagcccctggctccagccctgggtgggggggggcagctcccagcagagcccagagggAGGGCTTGGCCTCCAAGTCATGGTgcttggggttggtttttttcatggtgCAGGTTGTTTCGTTCGTGGTGGGGTTGTCTTTGTCATGGTGCACAcagggttgttggttttttttctgcagcagcttgaAAGCCCCACAGTGAGGTGGGGAGGAGGCCCCCAGGCTCTGAGGATCTGGGGTGAGATGGACTCTGCTGAGCCCCAGAGAAGGGTGGTCCTTGCTGCTTCCTAGCCAGGAATTTGGGATGGTGGGAGGAGCTGAAGAGCAAACCCTGGGGATCTGGCACCGTGGGCCTTGTCTCCTGTGGTCCTGAAGGACAcctgtcctgggctgtgagGGGTGGGGGTGCTGGGCTATGTGTGTCCTCAGCTGTGTCCTCCCCTCCCCAGATCAACCTGCTGATCTTCATGAGGATTCTCAAGGTGATCCTGGCCAAGCTCCGTGCCAACCAGAAGGGCTACGCAGACTACAAGCTGCGgtgagctgggagggagggggcagctgggcCTGGGTCCTCCCTGGTCCTGAGGggctccaccacctccatgTCCACCTCCATGTCCACCTCCACCTCACTTCTCCATCCTGCACATCATTAAATGACCTCCCTGAGATGAACCAAGAGCTCGTCCTTGCCCGCCCATGTCCTCCAGCCCTTCAGTACTGGCTGCCAGAGGGGTCCCCTTCCACTCTTTCAGGCTGGCCAAAGCCACCCTCACCCTCATCCCCCTCTTTGGGATCCACGAGGTTGTCTTCATCTTCGCCACCGACGAGCAAACCACGGGCATCCTGCGCTACGTCAAGGTGTTCTTCACCCTCTTCCTCAACTCCTTCCAGGTGAGGGGGGAGCTGACGTGtccttgctctgctctgggcacCCCATAGAGCAAGAGTCAGGGGGTCCCTCTCCCACCATGCTCTCCTAATGGTGTCCAAGCCTGAGGTCAGGCTCAGGACTTCAGGAGACAtcacctctcccagccctggtgctgaGCGTGTGATGGGGCCTCCTGTGCTCTCGGAGGCTGGGGTGGCAGGGGAACCTCAGCCTCAAAAGCACCCAGAAGGGGCCTGGGGAGACCAAACCGATGGCAGCCCCAGGAGagggggtgctggtgggggggctcaccccctgctctccctccaGGGCTTCTTGGTGGCCGTGCTCTACTGCTTTGCCAACAAGGAGGTACGtacctgctgcagcttctcctgcccagcagctttGCCATCCCACCCCCCACCTCGCGTGGACAGGGCCAAGGAaaagccccagctctctccctCAACGTGGCAGGTGAAGTCAGAGATGAAGAAGAAGTGGCAGCTCTGGAAGCTTGACCACCCGGCGCTCTGCTGTGCCCAGTGATGGGGCCCGCAgagccagaggagctgctggagagcagggggcCGTGGGGggctgtgccctggcagcaccaCCCGAGGTGGCCAGGCTGGGACTGCTGTCTCAGTTGTGCCTGAGggcactggagctgctggaggtcaCAGCCTGAGCTGGCTGGGCACCTCTGCTGGCACCCTCCAGCCATGGTCTTGGGCACCGacctgggcagctgcaggaggggacaCGTGTGGCTGCAGAGGGAGCCTGGCCAAACCCATCAGCAGAAGACAAGCAGCAGGGAATGGGAGACACTGCCCAGTTctgccaccccactgcccaGGGGAGCAAACACCTCCTGGTGCACCCAGggccctgccagctctgccccccaTCCTGGGCATCACCTTCCTGCTCTccttgccctgggcagggaccaTCTCACCACCACTCTGAGGGCTCAGACATCCATCCCAGAGAGCTCCTGCAAAGCTCCTCCAGAGGGAGGTGCTGCACCTCGTCACCACTCTCATCACTGCTGCAGAAGGTGGCATCAgcacctgcctccctcctggctgctctccaggtTTCCTCCTCTGggagctcctcctgcagcaggtccCCCCAGGccccctgggcagcaggaggcccaaggcagcagcacaggggggggggtttccctgcagtgctggagcactTTGTTGCATTTATACATTCAGGGCAGCTCTGCATCTCCTTTGGTGACCAAGGAACATCACACTGGAGGGTGGAGGACATGAGAGCACCACCAGGAGCTGAGCCCAACCTCCCCCATCCCAGGCCCAGCTCAACCACCTCCTGCTTTGAGGGAGAGCCATGAAGTCCAGGCCAGGAACCATACTTGGCTTAGGAATTGTTTTGCTGGGGAAAGGCCAGCTGGTTTTGGACCCAGCTGTGCAACACCTGGAAGCCCAGATGTTTGCTTTCCAAACTGCCAAAGCACCAGCTGCCCACCCCAGCCAAGCAGCCTGGAGAGCCCTGGAAGCCCAGGAGcacccacagctctgcctttgccTGGGAAGTCCCCGTGGCTCTGTGGTTTGAGCAGCCCTGTTGGCTCGTGGCTGCACCCACCTGGCTCAGGGCTCCTGCCCTGGGACTGCTCCTGGTGttctcctgcaggagcagcagcaggtgccaccaccaccacccccctggCTTCCCCAGTCTTACCCTCAGTAGGACAGACAGCCCAGGCTGTTCTTCCCACCACACAATCCTTTGACTTCCAAAAAAATGCCACTccaggaaggagaaagcagcttTTGCTCTCCACCTCAAGCAGGTGGCCACAGGAGGGTCTCCACCTCAAGCAGGTGGCCACAGGAGGGTCTCCACCTCCAGCCCCTTGGCCCCCTCACTGCCCCCAGAGCCTCTCGCAGACGCAGCATCTCAAGGAGGGTCACCTGGAGCACAGCAAGGAAAGAGGCTGCACCAggctcagccacagctgggTTGGAGACTGGAGAGTCACAGGGGAGTTCTCCTGGACCCATGTCACCCCGGGGAGACCATTTTACACATTAACTCTCTTTTCAGATGTaaataaaggtttatttttcagcagctgctctgtccGCTCCAAGGGAGGGAAACAGCTCCAGGGCTGCACAGGAGGGTACAAACTGGCACCTGGGCACCCCAGAGCCACTGAGGGGAGAACAAAGAGGTAGCCATGGCCCTCACACAGGGCCAAGGAGCAGGCAGTTTCTCCTGGACTGCTTGTCCAGGTTCTCCTCTGCTCTTTGGAGGGTGTGGGTGGGCttcagaccctgctgcaggagctgctggcaaagCTGGAAGAGGCTACAGTGCCTCAGGAGGAGATGGGCTCAAGACCAACCAAGCTAGTCTCCCTGATGCTTCCAGGTACCCCCCCAAAGTGCTGCTGTGGGCAAGATGGAGCtgagaaggacaaggagcaggTCTCAGCACCAAGGACCCTGAATCACAGCACAAGGGGAGCCAGTTCCAGTCCTCTCATGGCAGCTTCAGAACTGGGAATGAAGACAGAAAGCCCTGGGCCCCTGTAGGACACAGGAATGAGTGACTCTGTCCCACTCCCACCAGTCCCAACTTCACTGGTGTTGGGATATAACAGAAACTTTAGTTTTGACCAGAAAGAGTTTGATGTTGCCTTGTGGTGGCTGCTGAATGGtgtcctcctgcctggctctgcttggTCACTCCAACAGCTGCCAGGAGTCtcagcccagagctgggcacaaGATCAGTACTTCAGAGGGAGCAAAATGCCAACACACAACAAGGCCCAAACTCATTTCTGAATTCATGCAGAGAACCTTCTTCATGCACCTGGGACCTTgtgggagcagaagcagcaatgcccaggaaggaaggagctgagCCCAGAGAGGAGCACACACTTTAGGACCTCTGCCTGTTCTtcacctgcagctctggcagtgCTTGACCCCAGGAACTCCCACATCAACTAcccaggctgtggcagagctgtcACCTCccccaggagccaggcagggctgggaagctgtggataAAGCAGCCCCAGATCCCTGGGAAAGGaagctgggaagcactgggtCTCTTCCCCATTGTCCCAAAATAAATCCCTGAGGTTACTCCTGATGCtacagccccagttccctccagagacacacacaccagcagcaggttggcagtttttattatttcctccaAGTCAAACACAGTTTTATTCAGACAGCTTCACTCAGGGTAGcaccagcctccctgctgcctgcacagccaccTTCTCAGCAGCAAAGGCTGCTTCACATCCTCCATTTAAGGGATTGGCTCCTCAGGGAAACACTGGCTTCTAAGATCCTGCTCCTGGTGGCCCCCTTGGGCTACCCCAGCCTTGCTTGAAGCCTTTACACCcgggctcctgcagccccattCCTGGGGGGCTCTCCTGTTCCTTCACACCTACACTGCTGCACCTCTTCCCCACCCTTTTCCCAGGCTCCCAAGGACACAATCCACTGGATGTACCATCTTATCCCCAAAACCCATGTTCTTCCACCCTAAGATCCAGCCCCAAGCCTGAGCAATCTCTCCTTCCAGCCACCAACCTGCCCACTTCCAAGAGTTTTGCTGAGCCAgggttttccttctctccagctgctcccaggcccTTTCAACTGGGGTTTTGGGGTGACTTTTTTTGCTTCTATGAAAACTTCTCCCCTTTTCCAACAGCCATCTTGCCTTAACTCTGAGGCTAGGaactctgctctggagccaggctgggagagttggggggttcagcctggagaagagaaggctccagggagaccttagagcaccttccagtgcctgaaggggctccaggaaagctggggaggggcttgggacaagggcagggagggagaggacaagggggatggattaaaactggaagagggagattgaggttggacatgaggaggaaattcttgggtgtgagggtggtgagagcctggcccaggttgcccagggaagctgtggctgccccatccctggcagtgttgaagggcaggttggatggggcttggagcagcctgggctggtgggaggtgtccctgcccatgcaggggggtggaactggatggtctttaaggtcccttccaacccaagccagtctatcattctatgattccaaggGACACAGCACTGACAATTCTGTGCCAGTGCAGCCAGACACTGaagctggggacagggcagtgCCAACTGCCTGGGCACTCCCACCATTCCTCCagcaagagggaaggaaggaccAAACCCACAACACTCTTCCCAATACTCTGAGCAGCTTTCAGGGATGTTGCCCTCAGAGATTTGGCTCCACCTCACCAAAACTCATTCTCCAGGGTGAAATCTGCAGCCTTGTCCCACTGCCTGCACTGGTAGCCCCAGATGCCACATGGCCATGTCATTGCTGGAGGTGGAAACCAGCGTGCCATGGCCAGACCAAGAGGTCCATGTGAGCAGAAGGCAGCACCcacagctgagcacagagcCAAGCACAtgagctgccagcagggcagggtgacACATCATACCTGCCTGggtgtccccaggctgtcccctggcagcacagacagcagTTCAAAGGGACAGTCATAGCAGATGTCACCCCAACCACATGCAGCTTTCAAGCCtcaccagccccaggcagctgaTCAGAAAGGGTGATTAGCTCAGATGGAGCCAGGATGGGTTTTGGCATTTTGGGGTCTGTGATCAAAAGCtaaaagaaatgtcagaagTTTCTTCCCCTCCCTAGCAAAGAGAAGAACACTTTTCCAATCAAGGCCCCTCACAGACTTCAGGTCttgttttctattgttttttttcccccccctccccaccaggACTCAGCAACACACAGGAACAGCCACTGGAAACCATTTTCCATTCATGGAACATTCACCAGAGCCCTTGTAGCTGCTCACCCAGCTCCAAGAGATGAAGACATCCCTCTGGGGAGGCAGCCTCTTCCCACATCACTCATCTGCCCTTTAAAACACCCACTCCACCAGCACAAGAATCCCTCAGAACCATGGCCACACACTGAAGCCTGGAAAGCCAAAGTGGCTGAGGACCAAAGCTTTGCACTGCAGCTACATCTGGGATGGGGTTGCTTTTGTCCCCCTTTCATGTGGGACAGATCTGTCCCTCAGCTCTTGCTCTGACTTTGGCACTTGAGGAACAGGAGACTCAGTCTTgagctcttccttctccctcatGTCCTTCCAGGGAAAAATCTGCCTGGTAACCACTGCCAGTGTTGGGATCTTGGCACTGACAAACCAGACAGAGCCTCTGCCATAAAGAATTGACCACAAAAATGAGTTCTTTGGGACTGAACAACGTGATCACGAACAACTCGTGAGGGGGGCAAGAATCTGAACCAAACCAGGGTGGGCTGGTTGGAGGGAGAGGCTTCAAAGCACAGATTTGGGATGGCAGTAAGGCAGACACTCCTGAGGGCTGCACGAGTTTTGCTGCAGCTCAACGAGCCAAACATGACAAGCTTTACTCACTTTACCCATCCACAACAAACCTGCCTTCCTTTATTGCCTCAGATACATCTTCTGGGTCAGCTCCTGAGCAATCCACGTGGCATAGGAGAGGCCAGGGCAAGAGTTAGAGGCCTTGGGGAGACAGGATGTGGAAAAGGATGATTGCTGTGGGCAACTGTCAGCTTTCTAACACCACAGAGGCCTGAATGCCAAGGGCTGCAGGAAGCTTAAGGCAAGTAAACCTTTTGGGCTCAGTGCTTCTCCTCTTAACTTAATCTTTTGGAATGAACAACAATGATCCTGGGAACCCAGACAACGGCCAGGCCCAAAGAGCTGTTGGGTTGTCATCTTCTGCTGTCCCTCGTTCCCTCAGACACATTCTCTGATGGCTGAGACCTTCTTCCATGCATccaccagctgctgtggcactcccagcagagctgtggtgctgccagcacagccctggtgcTCACTCTCCCAGGCACACTCAGCTTCCGGGTGGAACAGTCACCCGACGTCAATgttcctgcagccaccaggaaggaaaacaggacaGTCACCCTCTCAGTGGGGCAGGACAAGGACTTCCCAAAGGGAAAACCAGCCAGAAGACACATAGAACTAGTTAGAGCAGAGCCTCAAGTGTGCAGGCTGTGAGCCCAAGCAGCAGGTGGCTGTCACTGCTGTGAGGAATGATGTCCCCCCTCAATGTcacagccctcctggctgccattCCTTGTCACTCACCCTCCTGCTTTGTTATGGCTCtagccagctctgccctggggctTGGAGCCTCTGGAGGTTTTGAGTCACAGTCTGCAGAGCTTTTCCTGAAGAtaaagcaaaagggaaaaaaaataaataaaaatcagtgt carries:
- the LOC127390644 gene encoding glucagon receptor-like yields the protein MRDVPGSGYRRSLVHLAWMCLFSWVPHSEAKVLEKTFEEWMRYRDECLRRMASEPYPAGLFCNRTFDMYACWPDGSPGTAVNVSCPFYLPWFEKVKHGLVSRRCGPDGQWVTVNGSSQPWRDYSQCEEEVESSMEEEGARRLMVSFRVLYTVGYSLSLLTLISALLVLTVFRKLRCTRNYIHANLFASFGLRATSVMVKDALLEKHWGVEVLQVADWEALLSHQAALGCRAAQVLMQYCILANHYWFLVEAVYLYKLLIGAVFSEKNYYRLYLYLGWGTPVVFVVPWVAAKYLKENAECWALNENMAYWWIIRIPILLASLINLLIFMRILKVILAKLRANQKGYADYKLRLAKATLTLIPLFGIHEVVFIFATDEQTTGILRYVKVFFTLFLNSFQGFLVAVLYCFANKEVKSEMKKKWQLWKLDHPALCCAQ